The following coding sequences lie in one Thermodesulfobacteriota bacterium genomic window:
- a CDS encoding coenzyme F420-0:L-glutamate ligase, whose translation MSKTISLIPVDGVPEINPGDNLPDILFKSTSESGITLENGDILVCAQKIISKSENRIVDLSTVEPSPYAHTLSKELTKDPRLIEVILSETTKIIKMDQR comes from the coding sequence ATGTCTAAAACAATATCATTAATACCTGTTGATGGAGTACCGGAGATTAATCCTGGAGATAATCTTCCAGACATATTATTCAAATCTACATCAGAAAGTGGAATCACACTAGAAAATGGAGATATTCTGGTATGTGCTCAAAAGATAATCTCAAAATCTGAAAATAGGATTGTTGATCTTAGCACTGTTGAGCCCTCACCCTATGCTCATACTTTGTCTAAAGAACTTACCAAAGACCCTAGACTGATTGAAGTAATACTTAGCGAGACTACCAAGATAATCAAAATGGATCAAAGGA
- a CDS encoding thioredoxin family protein produces MALTPSTMLPLGTKAPDFRLWDAISEKHLHIDELKSDSATVIMFICNHCPYVKHVQIGIVELANDYIPKGVSFIAINSNDVENYPADHPDKMREDANRLGYPFVYLYDETQEVAKAYDAACTPDFYIFDAQMLCVYRGQLDHSRPGNGKPVTGEHIRDALDQMLSGEEINSDQIPSIGCNIKWK; encoded by the coding sequence ATGGCTTTAACACCCTCTACAATGCTTCCGCTCGGAACAAAAGCTCCTGACTTTAGACTCTGGGATGCCATCAGCGAAAAGCATCTTCATATTGATGAATTAAAATCAGACTCGGCAACTGTGATAATGTTTATATGCAACCACTGTCCATATGTAAAACATGTGCAGATTGGAATAGTAGAACTAGCAAATGATTACATCCCAAAAGGCGTTTCTTTTATCGCGATTAATTCAAATGATGTAGAGAATTATCCTGCCGATCACCCGGATAAAATGAGGGAAGATGCCAATCGACTTGGCTATCCATTTGTTTATTTATATGATGAGACACAAGAAGTTGCAAAAGCCTATGATGCAGCATGCACACCTGACTTTTATATTTTTGATGCTCAAATGCTCTGCGTATATCGTGGTCAACTCGATCACTCCCGCCCTGGTAACGGCAAGCCGGTAACTGGAGAGCACATAAGAGATGCGCTTGACCAAATGCTAAGCGGTGAGGAAATAAACTCAGACCAGATTCCGAGTATCGGATGTAATATCAAGTGGAAGTAA